One part of the Candidatus Marinimicrobia bacterium CG08_land_8_20_14_0_20_45_22 genome encodes these proteins:
- a CDS encoding glutamine-hydrolyzing GMP synthase, whose protein sequence is MNSNHGTLGYKPVNHVSKVWIVDFGSQYTQLIARRVRELSVYSEIVLPTVSAKEIVANQVDALIFSGGPSSVYENSAPTIASDVMEMNLPVLGICYGLQLISRHFGARVHSDNRREYGRAEIHIDKPHPLFDDVSRTTSVWMSHGDHVDSIPEGFDVIAKSTNGAPAALVRQDRNLLGIQFHPEVAHTAEGTRILSNYLFKVAKLSANWTAGRFIEETTQAIREKVGSDRVLMALSGGVDSSVMGVLLHRAIGKQCVPVFINNGLLRLNEQTRVVHQLKEEMGLPIRTINCSGQFLKVLRGVIDPERKRKIIGKEFIRAFEKFAAHDSSLKFLAQGTLYPDIIESRSVAGPSQVIKSHHNVGGLPKKMNLKLIEPFNHLFKDEVRKIGRELGIPELILNRHPFPGPGLGVRIVGEITPKRLDLLRRADAIFIEELRAAGFYDKVWQAFAVFLTVKTVGVMGDQRTYENVLALRSVNSSDAMTADWSRLPDNLLSLVANRIVNEVRGINRVVYDITSKPPGTIEWE, encoded by the coding sequence ATGAACTCAAATCATGGGACGTTGGGATATAAGCCGGTGAATCACGTCAGCAAAGTTTGGATCGTCGATTTTGGATCGCAATATACGCAGTTGATCGCACGGCGAGTTCGTGAACTTTCGGTTTACTCAGAAATTGTTCTACCGACTGTTTCCGCCAAAGAGATCGTCGCCAATCAGGTAGATGCGCTCATTTTCAGCGGCGGTCCTTCCAGCGTTTATGAAAATTCCGCGCCAACAATTGCTTCCGATGTTATGGAAATGAATCTGCCAGTTCTCGGAATTTGCTATGGTCTTCAGCTTATTTCGCGGCATTTCGGAGCCAGAGTTCATTCCGACAATCGCCGCGAATACGGGCGTGCGGAAATCCATATCGATAAACCGCATCCGCTCTTTGACGACGTTTCGCGAACAACATCGGTCTGGATGAGTCATGGCGATCATGTGGACTCGATCCCTGAAGGATTTGACGTCATCGCCAAATCGACAAACGGCGCGCCTGCCGCATTAGTTCGTCAAGATAGAAATCTGCTGGGTATTCAGTTCCACCCGGAAGTTGCTCACACCGCCGAAGGGACGAGAATCCTCAGTAATTATCTCTTCAAAGTCGCGAAACTAAGTGCAAACTGGACCGCCGGACGCTTTATCGAAGAAACGACGCAGGCGATTCGCGAAAAAGTCGGTTCTGACCGCGTTTTGATGGCGCTTAGCGGCGGCGTCGATTCGTCTGTCATGGGCGTGCTTTTGCATCGCGCGATCGGAAAACAATGCGTTCCCGTTTTCATCAACAATGGACTTCTGCGTCTGAACGAGCAAACGCGGGTCGTTCATCAGTTGAAGGAAGAAATGGGTTTGCCGATCCGAACGATCAATTGTTCTGGACAATTTTTAAAAGTACTTCGCGGCGTCATCGATCCCGAACGGAAGCGCAAGATCATTGGTAAAGAATTTATCCGCGCGTTTGAAAAATTCGCGGCGCACGATTCCAGCCTGAAATTTCTCGCGCAGGGAACACTCTATCCCGACATCATCGAAAGCCGGTCTGTCGCCGGTCCGTCGCAAGTCATCAAATCGCACCATAATGTCGGCGGTTTGCCCAAAAAAATGAATCTCAAACTAATCGAACCGTTCAATCATTTGTTCAAGGATGAAGTGAGAAAAATCGGGCGCGAACTGGGAATTCCTGAACTGATCTTAAATCGTCATCCTTTTCCCGGGCCGGGTTTGGGCGTTCGCATCGTCGGCGAAATCACGCCGAAACGACTTGATCTCCTGCGTCGGGCAGATGCAATTTTTATCGAAGAACTCCGCGCCGCCGGATTTTACGATAAAGTTTGGCAGGCATTCGCCGTTTTTCTAACGGTTAAAACAGTCGGCGTCATGGGCGATCAGCGGACGTATGAAAACGTTCTTGCGCTTCGCTCGGTCAACAGTAGCGACGCTATGACCGCCGATTGGTCGCGTCTTCCCGACAATC